From the Gramella sp. Hel_I_59 genome, one window contains:
- a CDS encoding cation diffusion facilitator family transporter, with the protein MRPEYKEAVKASYFSIAGNALLAIAKAVTGVFGNSYALIADAIESTTDVFSSFLVLLGIRYANKPADENHPYGHGKAEPLITFMVVGFLIVSATIIAYESIENIQTPHEVPEPYTLIVLAVIIIIKELSYRFVSRKSDETDSSVLKADAWHHRSDAITSFMAFVGISIALVMGDGYENADDWAALFASGFILFNAYLILRPALGEVMDEHRYEDIEMDIRSAALGVPGVVETEKCYVRKTGMTYHIDLHIAVDANITVKEGHDIAHEVKDQVLENVPQVADVLIHVEPDDEL; encoded by the coding sequence ATGCGTCCCGAGTACAAAGAGGCAGTTAAAGCATCCTATTTTAGTATCGCGGGAAATGCACTGCTGGCAATAGCAAAAGCAGTTACTGGAGTCTTTGGTAACTCCTATGCTTTGATCGCAGATGCCATAGAATCCACCACCGATGTTTTTTCATCTTTCCTTGTTCTTTTAGGGATTCGTTATGCCAACAAACCTGCAGATGAAAATCATCCATACGGGCATGGGAAAGCAGAACCACTTATTACGTTCATGGTTGTTGGCTTCCTAATTGTTTCAGCCACGATCATTGCCTATGAGAGTATTGAAAACATACAGACACCTCACGAAGTTCCTGAACCCTATACACTCATCGTTCTCGCGGTGATCATTATAATTAAAGAATTGTCCTATAGATTCGTTTCCAGAAAAAGTGATGAAACAGATAGTTCTGTTCTTAAAGCAGACGCGTGGCATCATAGAAGTGATGCAATTACATCTTTTATGGCCTTTGTAGGGATAAGTATAGCCCTGGTGATGGGTGATGGATATGAAAATGCAGACGATTGGGCAGCGCTTTTTGCTTCAGGTTTTATTCTGTTTAATGCCTACCTTATCCTTAGACCGGCTCTGGGAGAAGTAATGGATGAGCATCGCTATGAAGATATAGAAATGGATATTAGAAGTGCCGCCCTGGGAGTTCCAGGAGTGGTAGAGACAGAGAAATGTTACGTACGCAAAACAGGTATGACCTACCACATAGATCTACACATTGCAGTGGATGCAAATATCACCGTTAAAGAGGGTCATGATATTGCACATGAAGTCAAAGACCAGGTGCTGGAGAATGTGCCTCAGGTAGCAGATGTGCTGATCCATGTTGAACCAGACGACGAACTTTAA
- a CDS encoding DUF1853 family protein, translating to MLSNTSEVELISQFKGFLETSDIRKKYSSVIPVFEFPEVDITEELIAELEKIVHPRNSVLGKRMESFFEIAIKFSKRYELIASNIQVNQQKMTLGELDFLLFDHQNKKFLHVELVYKVYILDPEVGQDEKMLIGPNRKDSFLEKMEKITTKQLPLLKHPETQIYLEKYDLDLDEIEQQICFKAQLYSNDPDVTLQNGKYLSLQEFQKLDKNDAEFYAPKKNLWSSKPESCKYWRSYSEIVEEISELFQKKKSPLIWMKHKNSFSRFFVVWWK from the coding sequence ATGTTATCCAATACTTCGGAAGTCGAACTTATAAGTCAGTTTAAAGGATTTTTAGAAACGTCAGATATAAGGAAAAAATACAGTTCTGTAATTCCTGTTTTCGAATTTCCTGAAGTAGATATCACTGAGGAGTTAATAGCTGAACTTGAAAAGATTGTTCATCCCAGGAATTCGGTTTTGGGTAAAAGAATGGAAAGTTTTTTTGAAATAGCCATTAAATTTTCCAAACGCTACGAACTTATTGCTTCCAATATTCAGGTCAATCAACAAAAGATGACTCTTGGCGAGCTAGACTTTTTGCTCTTCGATCATCAAAATAAAAAATTTTTGCATGTAGAGCTGGTTTATAAGGTCTATATTCTGGACCCAGAAGTAGGTCAGGATGAGAAGATGCTCATAGGACCCAACAGGAAAGATTCTTTTCTGGAAAAAATGGAGAAGATCACTACTAAGCAATTACCGCTACTAAAACATCCAGAAACTCAAATTTATCTGGAAAAATACGATCTGGATCTGGACGAAATAGAGCAACAAATATGCTTTAAGGCGCAGTTATATTCCAATGATCCTGACGTTACATTGCAAAATGGAAAATATCTTAGCCTTCAGGAATTTCAGAAATTGGATAAGAATGATGCAGAGTTCTATGCTCCTAAGAAAAATTTATGGAGCTCAAAGCCGGAATCCTGTAAATACTGGCGTTCATATTCTGAAATAGTGGAAGAAATTTCCGAACTTTTTCAGAAGAAAAAATCACCACTTATATGGATGAAGCATAAGAATAGTTTTTCAAGGTTTTTTGTAGTTTGGTGGAAATGA
- a CDS encoding sulfite exporter TauE/SafE family protein, with the protein MILASNIFENIDLFNLLILFLAGIVAFIISTISGGGGALILVPFLNFLIGTPQTPPVLNLGTFIGRPARLILFWKHINWQVFWYYVPPALLGALLAGWFFTRINAGWLQILVGIFLISTVFQYRFGKKERSFPVKLWYFIPLGFIVSILGTVIGALGPVLNPFYLNLGLDKEELIATKTANSFFLGIAQIGSYTFFGLLYTELWIYGIALGLGAVIGNIIGKKFLSSMKSSSFRKLLIILMVVSGILLIYNQLK; encoded by the coding sequence ATGATACTGGCTTCCAACATATTCGAAAATATAGATCTGTTCAATCTGCTTATTCTTTTCCTGGCTGGAATCGTAGCATTTATTATTTCAACGATCTCTGGTGGTGGTGGCGCACTAATTCTTGTACCGTTTCTTAACTTTTTAATTGGAACTCCCCAAACACCACCCGTATTAAATCTGGGTACATTTATAGGCAGACCAGCCCGACTTATCCTTTTCTGGAAACATATCAACTGGCAGGTTTTCTGGTATTACGTTCCTCCTGCTCTACTTGGAGCTTTACTCGCCGGCTGGTTCTTTACACGAATCAATGCGGGCTGGCTACAAATTCTGGTTGGAATATTTTTGATAAGTACAGTTTTTCAATACCGCTTCGGAAAGAAGGAACGATCATTTCCTGTTAAACTATGGTACTTCATACCATTAGGATTTATAGTTTCTATTTTGGGAACTGTAATTGGGGCTTTAGGACCTGTTCTCAATCCTTTTTATCTGAATCTGGGTCTGGATAAAGAAGAACTGATCGCGACCAAAACTGCGAACTCATTCTTCCTTGGTATCGCACAAATTGGTAGCTATACATTCTTCGGACTTCTTTATACTGAATTATGGATCTACGGAATTGCCTTAGGGCTTGGAGCGGTAATAGGAAATATCATTGGAAAAAAGTTCCTGAGTAGTATGAAGAGTTCAAGCTTTCGCAAGCTACTGATCATTCTAATGGTTGTTAGTGGGATTTTATTGATCTACAATCAGCTGAAATAA
- a CDS encoding GyrI-like domain-containing protein, translating to MQPKIKEIEAVRLAGISKETSMANDKTEVLWKRFMSIKVKTPGLANRDLYSVEQYKKAFLKGEFDPQTKFEKWAAVEVDDYAELPEGLEKLELEGGLYAVFRHRGTAQNFAGTAKYIFEDWLPKSEYQLDHRPHFEIMGSDYKGPDDPESLEDIYIPISPK from the coding sequence ATGCAACCAAAGATAAAAGAAATTGAAGCTGTTAGACTTGCTGGCATAAGCAAGGAAACCAGTATGGCAAATGATAAGACAGAAGTGCTCTGGAAACGTTTTATGAGCATAAAAGTAAAGACTCCGGGCCTCGCCAACCGGGATCTATATTCTGTAGAACAGTATAAAAAAGCATTCCTAAAAGGCGAATTTGATCCTCAAACAAAATTTGAAAAATGGGCTGCTGTTGAGGTAGACGATTATGCAGAATTACCTGAAGGTCTTGAGAAACTTGAACTGGAAGGCGGATTGTACGCTGTTTTCAGACATCGCGGAACGGCTCAGAACTTCGCCGGAACCGCGAAGTATATTTTTGAGGACTGGCTTCCAAAATCTGAATATCAGCTTGATCACCGCCCCCACTTTGAGATCATGGGAAGTGATTATAAAGGACCAGATGATCCTGAATCTCTCGAAGATATTTATATCCCGATCAGTCCGAAATAG